A region of Planococcus sp. MSAK28401 DNA encodes the following proteins:
- a CDS encoding glucose-6-phosphate isomerase, with product MFMINLTYSQAIESAVDLKMKTRLQQIQEDLYAKKGAGSDFLGWLDWPSSLPEDFLAKIEDTAKAIREKADVLVVIGIGGSYLGSKAVLSALSSYFPKDEQLEVLFAGHQVSGEYLKQLLAHLEGKEVVVNVISKSGKTTEPAIAFRFLREYMEKRYGDGAAERIIVTTDAEKGALRQLAETKGYERFVVPDDVGGRYSVFTAVGLLPIAAAGHSIRKLLDGAKEAETTYREAGPDHNPAMQYAAIRHHLYVQGYTTEVNAIFEPKLSFVQEWWKQLFGESEGKEGKGIFPASVVFTTDLHSLGQFIQDGQRNLFETFLLVKEAQEDLEIFETPEDGDELNYIAGLYLQEFNHIAHKGTSNAHLSGGVPQLSLTVDRIDESEIGHLLYFYMLSCAYSAYLLGINPFDQPGVEEYKNNIFKLLKKPGF from the coding sequence ATGTTTATGATCAACTTAACATATTCACAAGCGATCGAGTCTGCAGTAGATCTTAAAATGAAAACCCGTTTACAGCAAATTCAGGAGGATCTGTACGCGAAAAAAGGAGCCGGCTCTGATTTCCTTGGCTGGCTTGACTGGCCCTCTTCTTTGCCGGAGGATTTTCTGGCAAAAATCGAAGACACCGCCAAAGCAATCCGCGAAAAGGCTGACGTCTTGGTCGTCATCGGAATCGGCGGTTCCTATCTAGGGTCAAAAGCCGTCCTTTCTGCACTCTCATCTTATTTCCCGAAAGACGAGCAATTGGAAGTGCTGTTTGCGGGCCATCAAGTAAGCGGTGAATATTTGAAGCAATTGCTTGCACACCTTGAAGGCAAGGAAGTCGTTGTCAACGTCATCTCGAAATCCGGCAAAACGACAGAACCGGCCATCGCGTTCCGTTTCCTGCGCGAGTATATGGAAAAACGCTACGGCGACGGCGCGGCCGAACGGATCATCGTGACAACCGATGCTGAAAAAGGAGCGCTTCGCCAATTAGCGGAAACAAAAGGCTATGAACGTTTTGTCGTACCTGACGATGTCGGCGGTCGCTACTCCGTCTTCACTGCGGTCGGACTATTGCCGATTGCTGCTGCCGGACATTCAATCCGCAAGCTGTTGGACGGCGCAAAAGAGGCAGAAACAACTTACCGGGAGGCAGGCCCTGACCATAACCCGGCGATGCAATACGCGGCAATCCGCCATCACCTGTATGTCCAAGGTTATACGACAGAAGTGAACGCCATCTTCGAGCCGAAGCTGTCGTTCGTCCAGGAATGGTGGAAACAATTATTCGGTGAAAGTGAAGGGAAAGAAGGAAAAGGCATCTTCCCGGCATCGGTCGTTTTCACGACTGACTTGCACTCGCTTGGCCAATTCATCCAAGACGGGCAGCGCAACCTGTTCGAAACCTTCCTGCTGGTAAAAGAAGCACAGGAAGATCTGGAGATTTTCGAAACACCTGAAGACGGCGACGAATTGAATTACATTGCCGGTTTGTACTTGCAAGAATTCAACCATATCGCCCATAAAGGCACGTCAAATGCCCATTTGTCCGGCGGCGTACCGCAATTGAGCTTGACCGTGGACCGCATCGATGAATCCGAGATCGGCCATTTGCTGTATTTCTACATGTTGAGCTGCGCGTACAGCGCGTATCTTCTTGGCATCAACCCGTTCGACCAACCGGGCGTCGAAGAATACAAGAACAATATCTTCAAGCTGTTAAAAAAACCAGGATTCTAA
- a CDS encoding penicillin-binding transpeptidase domain-containing protein codes for MKRYIAIAAGAGVLAMAGCQPQPTPEDRLGEYVGHWNEQDFTAMYEDYLTQGSKEAFPPEAFGERQQQLIEDLGIENLEVSYTAQEDAEWDEAEPAEFPLTITMETLAGPVEFDQTVSLIHEEQESGENWFVEWDPSLIFEDLEEGDEVAVRTEAAERGEIVDREGRGLAINGTGYNLGVVPDRLEGDSDIAEAAELLGLTVESIEESLNQSWVQPDQFVPLTKASKSAEQLIADVEASDVVTYQETAMREYPYGEAFGHLTGYIGSITAEQLEELKGQGYGANDLIGRQGLERRLEEQLRGQSGARILIQKQAEGAEDIVLAEQEPTAGEDVELTIDAELQTAVYDSMQGEPGSAAAVSPENGETLALISSPGFDPNEFIAGISGERYTELSEDPLNPLFTRFAASYAPGSTIKPVTAAIGMEAGTLDPQQGLEINGQTWQKDSSWGSYRVSRLHPEAPNPIDLNRALVYSDNIYFARQALEMGTETFIDGLTAYGFGEELPFAIELESSQISNDGTLGSEGQLADTSFGQGQMLANILHLASAYEPFLNGGTIYEPTLYASEEAGQVWKEGLISEGNAAVLQENLRNVVTDGYAKSADIDAVPIAGKTGTAELKGALGEEGQENGFFVSYHAEKQDFILAMMIESIEDDGGSDYVAGFSANAMEQYYLNN; via the coding sequence ATGAAACGATACATAGCAATAGCAGCGGGCGCTGGCGTACTCGCGATGGCAGGATGCCAGCCGCAGCCGACGCCGGAAGACCGATTGGGTGAATACGTCGGCCATTGGAATGAACAAGATTTCACAGCGATGTACGAAGACTATCTGACACAAGGATCGAAAGAAGCTTTTCCCCCTGAAGCGTTCGGGGAGCGGCAGCAGCAATTGATTGAAGACCTCGGCATCGAAAACCTTGAAGTCAGCTATACCGCGCAGGAAGATGCGGAATGGGACGAAGCGGAGCCGGCCGAGTTTCCGCTTACTATCACGATGGAGACGCTTGCCGGGCCGGTTGAATTTGACCAGACGGTGTCACTGATCCACGAAGAGCAGGAAAGTGGAGAGAATTGGTTTGTCGAATGGGACCCGTCATTGATCTTCGAGGATCTTGAAGAAGGCGATGAAGTCGCAGTGCGGACTGAAGCTGCTGAGCGCGGGGAGATTGTGGACCGTGAAGGGCGTGGTTTGGCTATCAATGGCACCGGCTATAATCTTGGCGTGGTGCCGGACCGGCTGGAAGGAGACAGCGATATAGCTGAGGCTGCTGAACTTCTTGGGTTGACGGTGGAATCGATTGAAGAAAGCCTGAACCAAAGTTGGGTTCAGCCGGATCAATTCGTGCCGCTGACAAAAGCGTCGAAATCGGCGGAACAATTGATCGCTGACGTGGAAGCGAGCGATGTCGTGACTTATCAGGAAACGGCGATGCGCGAATATCCTTACGGCGAAGCATTCGGCCACTTGACCGGCTATATCGGCTCGATTACAGCAGAGCAATTAGAAGAATTAAAAGGCCAAGGCTACGGAGCAAATGACCTGATCGGCCGCCAAGGGCTTGAACGCCGTCTCGAAGAACAGCTGCGCGGCCAGAGCGGCGCGCGCATCCTGATCCAAAAACAGGCAGAAGGGGCTGAAGATATCGTCCTTGCTGAACAGGAACCGACAGCTGGGGAGGATGTGGAACTGACCATCGATGCTGAATTGCAGACAGCTGTCTATGATTCGATGCAAGGGGAACCGGGAAGCGCTGCTGCAGTGTCGCCTGAAAACGGCGAAACTTTGGCGCTCATCAGCTCTCCGGGATTTGACCCGAATGAATTCATCGCAGGCATCAGCGGAGAGCGCTACACAGAATTGTCGGAAGATCCGTTGAATCCGCTGTTCACGCGTTTTGCCGCAAGTTATGCCCCGGGGTCGACCATCAAACCGGTGACGGCGGCCATCGGCATGGAAGCAGGAACACTTGACCCGCAGCAAGGGCTCGAGATCAATGGCCAGACTTGGCAAAAAGACAGCTCATGGGGCTCCTACCGTGTGTCCCGCCTGCATCCCGAAGCGCCCAATCCGATTGATTTGAACCGTGCGCTCGTTTACTCGGACAATATTTATTTTGCGAGACAGGCGCTTGAGATGGGAACAGAAACATTTATTGACGGGCTTACTGCCTATGGTTTCGGGGAGGAATTGCCGTTTGCCATCGAGTTGGAGAGTTCTCAAATCTCTAATGACGGCACTCTCGGGTCTGAAGGGCAATTGGCGGATACATCATTCGGCCAAGGGCAGATGCTTGCCAATATCCTGCATCTCGCCTCGGCTTACGAACCATTCCTCAATGGCGGCACGATTTATGAGCCGACGCTTTATGCTAGCGAAGAAGCTGGGCAAGTATGGAAAGAGGGCTTGATCAGTGAAGGCAATGCGGCTGTGCTTCAAGAAAATCTCCGCAATGTCGTCACGGACGGCTATGCCAAATCGGCCGATATCGATGCTGTGCCGATTGCCGGAAAAACCGGCACCGCTGAATTGAAAGGCGCTCTCGGTGAAGAAGGGCAAGAGAACGGGTTCTTCGTTTCTTATCACGCTGAAAAGCAGGACTTCATTTTGGCGATGATGATCGAATCAATCGAAGACGATGGCGGCAGCGATTACGTCGCCGGCTTTTCGGCCAACGCTATGGAACAGTATTACTTGAATAATTGA
- a CDS encoding alpha-glucosidase — MSLRKTWWKEAVVYQIYPRSFFDTNGDGVGDLNGVRVKLDYLQELGVDMIWLCPVYKSPNVDNGYDVSDYQAIMDEMGTMDDFDRLLEDIHSRGMKIMMDLVLNHTSDQHPWFLESKSSLDNPKRDWYVWRDKPTNWESIFGGPAWTYDPKTRQYYFHLFSKSQVDLNWENPELRRALYDMILWWLDKGIDGFRVDAINHLKKDYTDMPNPDGLNYVPAWEKMTNVQGIQELLAELRRETFDRYDVVTVGEANSIRAHEINEWISEEEGKFNMIFHLEAHEEAWDEESVGVDVDDLRIVLDRWQRSAQGIAWNSLYLENHDRPRTVSTWGNDREHWRESATALGCMYFFMQGTPFIYQGQEIGMTNAPFDDIDMYRDIETKNMYRYHRQKGVSHKELMKTIKKISRDHARTPMQWNFGANAGFTGGKPWIPVNPNFNWLNVKAQQKDSQSVLSFYKKMLQLRKKHETLVYGSTHLAFLECPYVYAYTREYGAARYLVISHLDDDTCSWWEPEEGELLLSNYDRHTHGKLQPYEARVYLLK, encoded by the coding sequence ATGAGCTTGAGAAAGACATGGTGGAAAGAAGCGGTGGTTTATCAGATTTACCCACGCAGTTTTTTTGATACAAACGGCGACGGGGTCGGGGACTTGAACGGCGTCCGGGTAAAACTCGATTATCTGCAGGAGCTCGGTGTCGATATGATTTGGCTATGCCCGGTCTACAAATCGCCGAATGTCGACAACGGGTATGACGTCAGCGATTATCAGGCGATCATGGATGAAATGGGGACGATGGATGATTTTGATCGTTTGCTTGAGGATATTCACTCGCGCGGCATGAAGATCATGATGGATTTGGTATTGAACCATACGAGCGACCAGCACCCATGGTTTCTGGAATCAAAATCATCGCTCGACAATCCCAAGCGCGATTGGTATGTCTGGCGCGATAAGCCGACGAACTGGGAAAGTATATTCGGCGGGCCGGCTTGGACCTATGACCCAAAAACCAGGCAATACTATTTTCATTTGTTTTCCAAAAGCCAAGTCGACTTAAATTGGGAAAATCCCGAATTACGGCGTGCGCTATACGATATGATTCTGTGGTGGCTCGATAAAGGGATCGACGGTTTCCGTGTAGATGCCATCAATCATTTGAAAAAAGATTATACGGATATGCCAAATCCGGATGGACTGAATTACGTGCCGGCGTGGGAGAAAATGACGAATGTCCAAGGAATTCAGGAACTTCTGGCAGAATTGCGGCGCGAAACCTTTGACCGCTATGATGTGGTGACCGTCGGTGAGGCGAACAGCATCAGAGCGCATGAGATCAACGAATGGATCAGTGAAGAAGAAGGCAAATTCAATATGATCTTCCATTTGGAGGCGCATGAAGAAGCGTGGGATGAAGAAAGTGTGGGAGTCGATGTCGACGATTTGCGGATCGTCCTCGATCGTTGGCAGCGCAGTGCACAAGGGATTGCCTGGAATTCCTTGTACTTGGAAAACCACGATCGCCCGCGCACCGTTTCGACCTGGGGCAATGACCGGGAGCATTGGCGGGAAAGCGCCACAGCACTTGGGTGCATGTATTTTTTCATGCAAGGCACGCCCTTCATTTACCAAGGGCAGGAAATCGGAATGACCAATGCGCCGTTCGACGATATCGATATGTACAGGGACATCGAGACGAAAAATATGTATCGCTATCATCGCCAAAAAGGAGTTTCGCACAAAGAGTTGATGAAGACCATCAAGAAAATCAGCCGGGATCATGCAAGGACGCCGATGCAATGGAATTTTGGCGCAAACGCCGGCTTTACAGGGGGCAAGCCGTGGATTCCGGTCAATCCGAATTTCAATTGGCTCAATGTAAAAGCGCAGCAGAAAGATTCGCAATCGGTGCTGTCTTTCTATAAGAAGATGCTGCAATTGCGAAAGAAGCATGAAACTTTGGTGTACGGCAGCACGCATTTGGCATTTCTGGAATGTCCATATGTTTATGCGTATACGAGGGAATACGGGGCAGCACGCTATTTGGTCATTTCACATCTCGATGACGATACCTGTTCTTGGTGGGAACCGGAGGAAGGTGAATTGCTATTGTCAAATTACGATCGTCACACACACGGCAAATTGCAGCCATATGAAGCGCGTGTCTATCTATTGAAGTAA
- a CDS encoding S8 family peptidase — MKKSAKFITTAMLAATMLVPAMGVSANEAPDAQKANANETIRVLVDMPGKSDLKKAKDQYGVQWDFNSEGFTTDMTEKQYEALKKNKNVTIEKVPEYTVETTTLEPQARYQTMAASQSTPWGIKAIYNNSSITKTTGGSGINIAVLDTGVNTSHPDLAANVEQCKDFTVGTSIRNGSCTDRQGHGTHVAGSALANGNGGLYGVAPQADLWGYKVLGDDGSGSADNIAKAIRHVADQASALNQKTVINMSLGSSAESSLITNAVNYAYSKGVLVIAAAGNEGPYQGSIGFPGALQNAVAVAALENVQQNGTYRVADFSSRGYSQYAGDYSIGKYDVEVSAPGASIYSAWYDGGYATISGTSMASPHAAGLAAKIWAANPSATHTQIRGDLQNRASNNDILSGYYAGSGDDSASGFGFYRLP, encoded by the coding sequence ATGAAAAAATCAGCAAAATTCATTACCACAGCTATGTTGGCAGCGACAATGCTCGTACCGGCAATGGGAGTTTCCGCAAACGAAGCTCCAGATGCACAAAAAGCGAACGCAAATGAGACGATCCGTGTACTCGTCGATATGCCAGGGAAAAGTGACCTGAAGAAGGCAAAAGACCAATACGGCGTCCAGTGGGATTTCAATAGCGAGGGTTTCACAACCGATATGACCGAAAAGCAATACGAAGCTTTGAAGAAAAATAAAAACGTAACCATCGAAAAAGTTCCGGAATATACAGTAGAAACAACAACGCTCGAACCGCAGGCGCGTTATCAAACTATGGCTGCCTCCCAGTCCACGCCTTGGGGCATTAAAGCAATTTATAACAATAGTTCCATTACCAAGACAACTGGCGGTTCAGGCATCAATATCGCAGTGCTGGACACGGGCGTCAACACAAGCCACCCGGATCTTGCGGCGAACGTTGAACAATGTAAAGACTTTACAGTCGGAACAAGCATCCGCAACGGTTCCTGCACAGATCGTCAAGGGCATGGCACTCACGTTGCCGGATCGGCACTTGCAAACGGCAATGGCGGTTTGTACGGTGTAGCACCGCAAGCAGATCTTTGGGGTTATAAAGTGCTTGGCGATGATGGATCTGGTTCTGCCGATAATATTGCAAAGGCAATCCGCCACGTAGCTGACCAAGCTTCAGCTTTGAACCAAAAAACCGTTATCAACATGTCTCTTGGTTCTTCAGCAGAAAGCAGCTTGATCACGAATGCAGTCAACTACGCATACAGTAAAGGCGTGCTTGTCATTGCCGCGGCCGGAAACGAAGGCCCTTACCAAGGATCAATCGGTTTCCCAGGCGCATTGCAAAATGCTGTAGCAGTAGCAGCTCTTGAAAACGTGCAGCAAAATGGAACGTATCGCGTAGCGGATTTCTCTTCACGCGGCTATAGCCAATACGCTGGCGATTATTCCATCGGGAAATATGATGTAGAAGTTTCTGCGCCAGGCGCAAGCATTTACTCTGCTTGGTACGACGGTGGTTATGCAACAATCAGTGGCACATCGATGGCATCTCCTCACGCAGCCGGCCTTGCAGCTAAAATCTGGGCAGCAAACCCGTCTGCAACACATACGCAAATCCGTGGAGACCTTCAAAACCGTGCATCAAATAACGATATTTTATCCGGCTATTATGCAGGATCTGGAGACGACTCTGCTTCTGGATTCGGATTCTACCGCCTGCCATAA
- a CDS encoding helix-turn-helix domain-containing protein, with translation MNIGSVIKYYRLKHNLTQSQLADGICSISHLSKIESNTYTPHEETYEALLLKMGVQLKKELEHQKRLEQQLGRFIDCSLYYDLTTMGDMYEELFQVDNYVQSTALVNQYELYKFRYYLHVKQYEKANEQQKLLDKLKSSFTAPELWMSQFFKAIQFSSLGQYKEAMALMDELDHGFHSIPQKLEGEFYYQKSRILLLFDRLALSAYYAELAVRAYEKDHNYIRLLHAQLLLAINYTRRNLVTQAINLYEVIKRNAKLTHQEELYQTVLYNYAELLQEEKQNEQAIELFEELKKALKQGSYLYKAVVVNLLEIKATGKDEKAGLIAQLRVPGTSKEKEYFNIYSDYFEKQEFSQQDLLNYKEDKMFPFFKKYGYIKDTRQLSQDLAAYYKQQGNWEKAHYYQTQFLENGGE, from the coding sequence ATGAACATCGGTTCTGTGATTAAATATTATCGGCTCAAGCACAACCTCACACAGTCACAGCTCGCTGATGGCATTTGTTCCATATCGCATTTGAGCAAGATCGAATCCAATACCTATACGCCGCACGAAGAAACTTATGAAGCGCTGCTTTTGAAAATGGGCGTGCAATTAAAAAAAGAGCTGGAACACCAGAAGCGGCTTGAACAGCAATTGGGGCGTTTTATTGATTGCTCGCTTTATTATGATCTTACTACTATGGGGGATATGTACGAGGAGCTGTTCCAAGTTGACAATTATGTCCAATCGACAGCTCTCGTCAATCAATATGAACTATACAAATTCCGTTATTATTTGCATGTGAAACAATATGAAAAAGCCAATGAGCAACAGAAGTTGCTTGATAAGTTAAAGTCTTCTTTTACAGCGCCTGAATTATGGATGAGCCAATTCTTTAAGGCTATTCAATTCAGTTCTCTTGGTCAATATAAGGAAGCAATGGCACTCATGGATGAGCTGGATCATGGATTTCATAGCATTCCCCAAAAGCTCGAAGGAGAATTCTATTATCAAAAATCCCGTATTTTATTATTATTTGATCGTTTAGCGCTCTCTGCGTACTATGCGGAGCTGGCGGTGCGTGCATATGAAAAAGACCACAACTATATTCGCCTTTTACACGCACAGTTATTATTGGCGATTAATTACACGAGGCGAAATTTGGTCACCCAAGCTATAAATTTATATGAAGTAATTAAACGCAATGCCAAATTAACCCATCAAGAAGAGCTTTATCAGACGGTCCTTTACAATTACGCTGAGCTTTTACAAGAAGAGAAGCAAAATGAGCAAGCGATAGAGTTGTTCGAGGAGTTGAAAAAAGCACTGAAACAAGGAAGTTATCTTTATAAAGCAGTAGTGGTCAATTTATTGGAGATAAAAGCTACAGGCAAGGATGAGAAAGCTGGACTAATTGCCCAATTGCGCGTACCAGGGACCTCCAAGGAAAAGGAATACTTCAATATATACAGCGACTACTTTGAAAAACAGGAATTTTCCCAACAAGACCTTTTGAACTATAAAGAAGATAAAATGTTTCCATTTTTCAAAAAATATGGTTACATTAAAGACACAAGACAGCTATCCCAAGATCTTGCTGCTTATTATAAGCAACAAGGGAATTGGGAAAAAGCGCATTATTATCAAACTCAGTTTTTGGAAAATGGTGGTGAGTAG
- a CDS encoding GNAT family N-acetyltransferase, with the protein MYKKQQYVFKDGRPVMATIRTYTEEDFTGLIEVQRESFPPPFPPDLLWNEQQLQNHIVLYPEGAICVEIDGEIAGSMTGMLTKFDPAHPTHKWEQMTDSGSIGTHDPEGESLYVVDIGIKPKFRKLKLGKLLMEAMYERVVADRLERLIGGGRMPGYHRYANELSAEQYIERVLAGELRDPVISFLLSCGRMPVNLMPGYLDDEESHDYALLMEWKNPFIH; encoded by the coding sequence ATGTATAAAAAACAGCAATACGTTTTCAAGGATGGTCGCCCGGTCATGGCAACCATCCGAACCTATACTGAAGAAGATTTTACAGGCTTGATCGAAGTGCAGCGCGAAAGCTTTCCACCGCCTTTCCCACCGGATTTGCTATGGAACGAGCAGCAGCTCCAAAACCATATCGTGCTTTATCCTGAAGGCGCAATTTGCGTCGAAATCGATGGCGAAATCGCAGGTTCCATGACGGGGATGCTCACGAAATTCGATCCTGCGCACCCTACACATAAGTGGGAACAAATGACCGATTCGGGATCGATCGGAACGCATGACCCGGAAGGTGAATCACTGTATGTCGTCGACATCGGCATCAAGCCGAAATTTCGCAAACTGAAGCTGGGCAAGCTCTTGATGGAAGCGATGTATGAGCGCGTCGTTGCGGACAGGCTCGAGCGGCTCATTGGCGGCGGGCGGATGCCGGGGTATCATCGATATGCGAACGAACTGTCTGCTGAACAATACATCGAAAGAGTGCTGGCCGGTGAACTAAGGGATCCAGTTATCAGCTTCTTGCTCAGCTGTGGCCGCATGCCTGTAAACTTAATGCCTGGATATTTAGATGACGAAGAATCGCATGATTATGCGTTATTGATGGAATGGAAAAACCCTTTCATTCACTGA
- a CDS encoding PucR family transcriptional regulator, translating into MQLTVQDVLDYELLEGAVVRTAKEYAQTRPVHWVSVMEMPVENFVRRNELVLTTAMGCKNDVEIFRGFVQDIIDSGAAALMIAMGRHVYEIPKEIAQLAEEHAFLLVELPWELRFSTVIEEVMIDLNDLHRQERQRSEQVQQDLLKLILADAELEKIAAYIRRELDSALLITDAHGAVQAAAGFSRAKLEEWEQQVSEGVFPIRQAAPKGNRDPMIQKFRSGELGGRKLVQVPVLQVSEEAQAYLFVELPENAGDGRLDVFSVHVLEHAATTISLWRSRQNAVEETKAALRMDFVRELANGEFVTKEQAASRARALGYDLELPHIGLAGSPENLRELFGRRKPDHSSYTEWSKSMIAYIEEEIHYAAHAMRRTVMTGYVDGYLIIFLEKPPESGQENQINFLDLIERRLGNLLPEVVLSWGIGDYAEGFEGFSSSFQHAKAALEIGRTKKGPGHRMDYRDTRADRLLLQLAKTEGMKDIIQSTIQPLVDYDQQRQMDLIGTFSAYNHYQGNVSQTARALNLHRQSLLYRLRKIESLTGLSLVDPDDLFLLELCVRTYRIRATEPNNA; encoded by the coding sequence ATGCAGTTGACCGTGCAAGATGTTTTGGATTATGAATTGCTGGAAGGAGCGGTCGTCCGCACTGCCAAAGAATATGCACAGACGCGGCCTGTGCACTGGGTGTCTGTCATGGAAATGCCAGTGGAGAATTTCGTGCGCCGCAATGAGCTGGTGTTGACGACTGCGATGGGATGCAAAAATGATGTGGAAATCTTCCGGGGGTTCGTTCAGGATATCATCGACTCTGGGGCAGCCGCACTCATGATCGCGATGGGGCGGCATGTCTATGAAATTCCAAAAGAGATCGCCCAACTGGCTGAAGAGCATGCATTCCTGCTCGTTGAACTGCCGTGGGAGCTGCGCTTTTCGACGGTCATTGAAGAAGTGATGATCGATTTGAACGATCTGCACCGTCAAGAGCGGCAGCGTTCGGAACAAGTGCAGCAGGATTTATTGAAACTAATTTTGGCGGATGCGGAATTGGAGAAAATCGCTGCCTATATCCGCCGCGAGCTTGACAGTGCACTGCTTATTACGGACGCCCACGGGGCCGTGCAAGCAGCCGCCGGTTTTTCGCGTGCCAAACTGGAAGAATGGGAACAGCAGGTCAGCGAAGGGGTTTTCCCTATTCGCCAAGCAGCCCCGAAAGGAAATCGCGACCCGATGATCCAGAAATTCCGCAGCGGCGAATTGGGCGGCCGAAAGCTCGTCCAAGTCCCGGTGCTCCAAGTATCAGAGGAAGCTCAAGCTTATCTATTCGTCGAACTGCCGGAAAATGCAGGCGATGGGCGTCTTGATGTCTTTTCGGTTCACGTCCTTGAGCATGCCGCAACGACGATTTCCTTATGGCGCTCAAGGCAAAATGCAGTCGAAGAGACAAAAGCGGCGCTGCGCATGGATTTCGTCCGCGAACTGGCTAACGGGGAATTCGTAACCAAAGAGCAGGCGGCCTCCCGTGCCCGCGCGCTCGGCTATGATCTGGAGCTCCCGCATATCGGACTGGCTGGCAGCCCGGAGAATTTGCGTGAATTATTTGGACGGCGAAAGCCGGATCACAGTTCGTATACTGAGTGGTCGAAAAGCATGATTGCTTATATTGAAGAAGAAATTCATTACGCGGCCCATGCCATGAGACGTACGGTGATGACCGGTTATGTAGATGGATATTTGATTATCTTCCTCGAAAAGCCGCCTGAAAGCGGACAGGAAAACCAGATCAATTTCCTGGATTTAATCGAGCGGCGGCTGGGGAATTTATTGCCGGAAGTCGTTTTATCTTGGGGCATAGGTGATTATGCGGAGGGATTCGAAGGGTTCAGCAGCAGTTTCCAGCATGCGAAAGCGGCGCTTGAAATCGGGCGCACGAAAAAAGGGCCGGGGCACCGGATGGATTACCGCGACACCCGGGCAGACCGGTTGCTGCTGCAATTGGCCAAAACCGAGGGGATGAAAGACATCATCCAGTCAACGATCCAGCCGCTTGTCGATTATGACCAGCAGCGGCAAATGGATCTGATCGGCACTTTTTCGGCCTATAACCATTATCAAGGAAATGTCAGCCAGACAGCACGCGCCTTGAACTTGCATCGCCAATCGCTGCTGTACCGCTTGCGCAAAATCGAGTCATTGACCGGCTTATCACTTGTCGACCCGGACGATTTGTTTCTATTGGAATTATGCGTCCGCACCTATCGCATCCGTGCCACTGAACCGAATAACGCTTGA